The following proteins are co-located in the Leucoraja erinacea ecotype New England chromosome 4, Leri_hhj_1, whole genome shotgun sequence genome:
- the LOC129696219 gene encoding G-protein coupled receptor 20-like: protein MPSVTAEQSLANISTSIHGDGNDTHKESYLNKLAHLDEALYNDYYSLWLALMIINVLIFVVGIVLNSVALYVFCFRIKTKTTSVIYTVNLVITDLMVGFSLLTRIIMYCSGGKCLTCSFVLIFNYFVNMYCSILFLTCICVDRYLAIVQVEASRKWRNPHYAKGICVFIWLFAIIVTYSILSTAIKYAACCLSKFFALTVFEYFLPLLIITGFTIRIMCALAKSNLMQQSRERRMRAVQLLVTVLVIFMICFTPFHVWQVVIYIKPDIPQHIILIVYHVTVTLSSLNSCLDPIVYCFVTNNFQSTMRNIFVKTVPEQASGDVISMPKSSKASMVKASYERTMTNGPALDSEQ from the coding sequence ATGCCGAGTGTAACAGCTGAACAAAGTCTTGCTAACATATCCACGAGTATCCATGGCGATGGAAATGACACCCACAAGGAGTCATACCTAAATAAACTAGCGCATCTCGATGAAGCTCTTTACAATGATTACTACAGTCTGTGGCTAGCCTTGATGATAATTAATGTCCTCATATTTGTGGTTGGCATTGTCCTCAACAGCGTTGCATTGTATGTTTTCTGCTTTCGCATCAAGACTAAAACCACATCTGTCATCTACACTGTAAACCTGGTAATCACGGATTTGATGGTTGGTTTCTCCTTATTGACCAGGATAATAATGTATTGCAGTGGTGGCAAATGCCTGACATGCTCATTTGTGCTCATATTCAACTACTTTGTGAACATGTACTGCAGCATTCTGTTCCTGACCTGTATCTGTGTTGACAGATACCTTGCCATCGTTCAGGTTGAAGCATCACGCAAGTGGAGGAACCCCCACTATGCCAAAGGGATTTGTGTCTTTATCTGGCTCTTTGCCATCATTGTCACCTATTCTATACTCAGCACAGCAATCAAGTATGCTGCGTGCTGCCTGTCCAAGTTCTTCGCTCTGACTGTGTTTGAGTACTTTCTGCCTCTCTTGATCATCACGGGCTTCACCATAAGGATCATGTGTGCCCTTGCCAAGTCAAACCTAATGCAGCAGAGCAGAGAAAGGCGCATGAGAGCTGTCCAACTTCTAGTCACAGTCCTGGTTATTTTCATGATCTGTTTCACACCCTTTCATGTCTGGCAGGTTGTGATCTACATCAAGCCTGATATCCCGCAGCACATCATCCTAATTGTGTACCATGTCACAGTGACCCTGAGTAGCCTCAACAGTTGTCTGGACCCAATTGTCTACTGCTTTGTCACTAACAATTTCCAGTCCACTATGAGGAACATCTTCGTCAAGACTGTGCCTGAACAGGCCAGTGGGGATGTCATCAGCATGCCAAAGAGCTCTAAAGCATCAATGGTAAAGGCATCGTATGAACGTACAATGACGAATGGCCCAGCATTGGACAGCGAACAATGA